In Geobacter anodireducens, a genomic segment contains:
- a CDS encoding nuclease, translated as MKNTLWLGGTLLLMGLVLALYLLTPERAPVPPESSDRAAGDRVIAVKDGDTVVIAPAGGGKPYTCRLYGIDTPETPKKRKKGQPYGQDAADELSRLVLNREVHVTLTGDTTYNRQVGTIEVDGVNANLEMVRRGYAWAYVQYLRRPHVSEYRGAEDEARRQRLGLWQEHNPVPPWEFRKRQRLQKLD; from the coding sequence ATGAAAAACACGCTGTGGCTCGGGGGCACGCTTCTGCTCATGGGGCTCGTCCTGGCGCTCTACCTGCTCACCCCCGAGCGGGCTCCGGTACCGCCGGAATCCTCCGACCGCGCCGCCGGCGACCGGGTCATCGCGGTGAAGGACGGCGACACGGTGGTCATCGCCCCGGCAGGAGGCGGCAAGCCCTACACCTGCAGACTCTACGGCATCGATACGCCCGAGACCCCGAAAAAACGTAAAAAGGGGCAGCCGTACGGGCAGGATGCGGCCGACGAACTGAGCCGTCTCGTCCTCAACCGGGAGGTGCACGTGACCCTGACCGGCGACACGACCTACAATCGCCAGGTGGGGACCATCGAGGTTGATGGGGTGAACGCGAACCTGGAGATGGTGCGCCGGGGCTATGCCTGGGCCTATGTCCAGTACCTGCGGAGGCCCCACGTGTCCGAGTACCGGGGGGCCGAAGATGAGGCGCGCCGGCAACGGCTCGGGCTCTGGCAGGAGCACAACCCCGTGCCGCCATGGGAGTTTCGCAAGCGACAGAGGCTCCAGAAGCTTGACTAA
- a CDS encoding 30S ribosomal protein S1, giving the protein MIDNENNVNEPAEEESFAELFEKSNRRTERLRPGSKVDARVLKIGAEWVFLDIGSKGEGVMERKELLDKDGNLTVAEGDTISVWFVKVERNEMRFTTKVGAGQAGLSALEDAYRAGIPVEGNVEKEIKGGFEIKVGGTVRAFCPYSQISLRRAANPAEFVGRQLMFKVVEFAERGRNIVLSHRAILEEEERQKREALKETLKEGTTVTGTVTRLMPFGAFVDIGGVEGLIPISEAGWTRVKEIGDVLSAGEQVTALVKRIDWENNKISLSLRDIQADPWEGVAERFPEGSYHTGTVARLAPFGAFVTLAPGIDGLIHISKLGAGKRIAHPREVLKEGDSVEVTVEGVDRESRRLSLALAATKRAAEEEERSIAEFRGKGAAQAKDSMGTFGDILKAQLDDKK; this is encoded by the coding sequence ATGATCGACAACGAAAACAACGTAAACGAGCCGGCCGAGGAGGAGAGCTTCGCCGAGCTCTTCGAAAAGAGCAATCGCAGGACCGAGCGGCTGCGGCCGGGCTCAAAGGTTGACGCACGGGTGCTCAAGATCGGCGCCGAGTGGGTCTTCCTCGATATTGGCAGCAAGGGTGAAGGGGTCATGGAGCGCAAGGAGCTCCTGGACAAGGACGGCAACCTGACCGTCGCCGAGGGGGATACCATCTCGGTCTGGTTCGTGAAGGTGGAACGGAACGAGATGCGCTTCACCACCAAGGTCGGCGCGGGGCAGGCGGGCCTGTCCGCCCTGGAGGACGCCTATCGTGCCGGCATACCCGTGGAGGGGAACGTCGAGAAGGAGATCAAGGGGGGCTTCGAGATCAAGGTCGGCGGCACTGTTCGCGCCTTCTGCCCCTATTCGCAGATTTCGCTCCGCCGGGCGGCCAACCCGGCCGAATTCGTCGGCCGCCAGCTCATGTTCAAGGTGGTGGAATTCGCCGAGCGCGGGCGCAACATCGTCCTTTCCCACCGCGCAATCCTTGAGGAGGAAGAGCGGCAGAAGCGCGAGGCCCTGAAGGAGACGCTCAAGGAGGGGACGACCGTCACCGGCACCGTGACCCGCCTTATGCCCTTCGGCGCGTTCGTTGACATCGGCGGCGTGGAGGGGCTCATTCCCATTTCCGAGGCCGGCTGGACCCGGGTCAAGGAGATCGGCGACGTCCTGTCCGCTGGCGAGCAGGTGACTGCCCTGGTGAAGCGGATCGACTGGGAGAACAACAAGATATCCCTCAGCCTCCGCGATATTCAGGCCGATCCCTGGGAGGGGGTTGCCGAGCGTTTCCCGGAAGGGTCCTACCACACGGGAACCGTGGCGCGGCTCGCTCCGTTCGGCGCCTTCGTCACGCTCGCTCCGGGCATCGACGGCCTCATCCACATCTCCAAGCTCGGTGCCGGCAAGCGGATCGCCCACCCCCGGGAGGTGCTCAAGGAAGGTGACTCCGTTGAGGTAACGGTCGAGGGTGTGGACCGCGAGAGCCGCCGTCTTTCCCTTGCGCTGGCCGCCACCAAACGCGCGGCAGAGGAAGAGGAGCGGAGCATTGCCGAATTCCGCGGCAAGGGCGCAGCACAGGCCAAGGATTCCATGGGAACGTTCGGCGACATTCTCAAGGCCCAGCTCGACGACAAGAAGTAG